A DNA window from Pungitius pungitius chromosome 1, fPunPun2.1, whole genome shotgun sequence contains the following coding sequences:
- the si:dkey-219e21.2 gene encoding E3 ubiquitin-protein ligase TRIM39: MEGKRIKSILKTAKRVDALKLGENTTRSSSIGAVRWTLPEEDVQIHSSAPSRASNNLAKHSQHPRQAGLRDLRSLQECVQFINHWKEQVDRVCKSGDDPEEGTSEKTPQISESRTGRSLEESRKLILEWADELHHVDELLKEKPRASEGEEKEKEEEDDDDDDEKTQQRIMEWAKELQNATESCGVESEELGKVLRQLGLKKKRLVKLLPLLEFITWSLLKEDSTKMVPQLWLLAKQRTWTAGTPRYIPNSVWSWIRSAAADVVLDPMTNHPWLQLSEDQRAVQEGTSEADLAPGPQRFDGWPCALGWEGYGGGRHYWEVDVAKNGYWRVGLTTAGSKRHGRFPMTPEQGYWVLWRSANQFYACAKPEAQLPVGMAPRRMGIYLDYEEGQISFYNAETKSHIYTFTGDFGGKLYPLFAPLDGRTRLVIQKMED; encoded by the exons ATGGAGGGCAAGCGCATCAAGAGCATCCTGAAGACCGCTAAAa GAGTGGACGCGCTGAAGCTGGGCGAGAACACCACCCGCAGCAGCTCCATCGGCGCCGTGCGCTGGACGCTGCCCGAGGAGGACGTCCAGATCCACAGCTCGGCCCCCAGCAGGGCCAGCAACAACCTCGCCAAACACTCGCAG CATCCTCGTCAGGCCGGCCTGAGGGACCTGCGCAGCCTGCAGGAGTGTGTGCAGTTCATCAACCACTGGAAGGAGCAAGTGGATCGAGTCTGCAAG AGCGGGGACGACCCGGAGGAGGGGACCAGCGAGAAAACCCCCCAGATATCGGAGAGCCGCACCGGGCGCAGTCTGGAGGAGAGCCGCAAACTGATCCTGGAGTGGGCCGACGAGCTCCATCACGTCGACGAG TTACTGAAGGAGAAGCCGCGGGCATCAGAGggtgaagagaaggaaaaagaagaagaagatgacgacgacgacgacgagaaGACCCAGCAGAGGATCATGGAGTGGGCGAAGGAGTTGCAAAACGCCACAGAG agctGCGGCGTTGAGAGCGAGGAGCTGGGTAAAGTGCTGCGTCAGCTCGGCCTGAAGAAGAAACGGCTGGTGAAGCTGCTGCCTCTGCTGGAGTTCATCACCTGGTCTCTGCTCAAAGAGGACAGCACG AAAATGGTTCCACAGTTGTGGTTACTGGCGAAGCAGAGGACCTGGACAGCAGGAACCCCAAGATACATCCCCAACTCAG TGTGGAGTTGGATTCGCAGTGCGGCGG cTGACGTTGTTCTGGACCCGATGACGAACCACCCCTGGCTCCAGCTGTCGGAGGACCAGCGGGCGGTCCAGGAGGGCACCTCGGAGGCGGACCTGGCCCCGGGCCCGCAGCGCTTCGACGGCTGGCCGTGCGCGCTGGGCTGGGAGGGCTACGGCGGCGGGCGCCACTACTGGGAGGTGGACGTGGCCAAAAACGGCTACTGGCGCGTGGGGCTGACCACCGCCGGCTCCAAGCGCCACGGCCGCTTCCCGATGACCCCCGAGCAGGGCTACTGGGTCCTGTGGCGCAGCGCCAACCAGTTTTACGCGTGCGCCAAGCCGGAGGCGCAGCTGCCCGTCGGCATGGCGCCTCGGCGCATGGGCATCTACCTGGACTACGAAGAGGGGCAGATCTCCTTCTACAACGCGGAGACGAAGTCCCACATCTACACGTTCACCGGGGACTTCGGGGGGAAGCTGTACCCGCTCTTCGCCCCGCTGGATGGTCGCACGCGGCTGGTCATCCAAAAGATGGAGGATTAA